The segment TTCGGTTTTGTGGCTACTTGCCTGTTCAAAGAAGAGATGAACAGTTGGGCGCAAAACAGCCTGTGCGACACGGTGCCCGCCAATCACATATGGTGCTACCACGTGATTTGCACCGACTCTTTTGAGTTTTGCTTCCGAATTCTCGCTTTCTGCTCGGGAAATTAATTGGAGTTTGGTATTCATCGACCGAGCAGTGAGGATTACATAAAGGTTGTCTGCATCCGAGGGAAGCAGGCTGACAAGGGACCTTGCTGTGGGGAGGTGTGCCTTGGCCAGAACTTCATCTGAAGTACAATCACCCACCAGCGGTACACCTGATTCAAAATTAATCTCATCGAGCCGTTTCAGATCACGGTCGATCACGACATAGGGGAGATGATTTCGTTCGAATTCCTCACATACCATTCGGCCCATTCGACCAGCTCCACATACAATAATGTGGTCATTCATCTCTTCCAGAGCTCGGGTCATGCGACTCTCCTTGATTGCTTTGCGAATATCCAGGCTGATGATGCTGCGAACAATTTCAGTAGCGATGTAAAATAGTGTGAAAATCCCAAGAAAAGAAAAACAAATTGTAAATAACCGCCCCGTATCTCTGAGTGGATGAACTTCACTGTATCCCAGTGTTGTCAGCGTGATGGCTGACATATACAACGCATCCAGCCAGGACCACTGAGGCCCACCGATCAGCTTGTAACCGATGGTGCCAATCAGAATCAGAATGAATGGCAACGAAATCGCAAATACCTGTCGGCGGCTGAGGAGGCGCTGAATCATCGGTTCATTGCTCTGGTCAGAAAAGGAGGTGCGAAATGATTCTGTATTTGTTTCAAGCTCATCTTCAAGTCTGAATTTTGGTTAGAGCCGCTACAGCTTGACCCGAACATCGTGCAACAGAATTGGTGAGGCAAGTTCCTGAGCACGTCGCCAGTGCTTGGATAGGTCACTCGATTGCAGTTGCTGATACACACTACTGGCAGGTAACTGATGAAGACTACGAACAAGCACTGGCAGGTGCAGAGCAAGCGAAGCAAAATGCGAAGCAGTCAGTTACTGAGTGGTATCGTCAGGAACAGAATTCGCAAATTGATGGTAATAGTAAAAACTTGGAAAATCCCGATGAATTACGGGTTGATTCGAAATGTGATGAGAAAAGTACACATTTGAATACCTCCCCAAGAGGGACGCTGTTCGTAACAAAACTACTCTTATTCATCATTAAGCGAGCAGCAAAATGTATTTGATTCCCAGATTAATTTGTTTCAGCAATGATGGTTTATTCCGAATCAATCGGTACGGAGTCTGGTGCCTCACCATGTGGTGAACTGTTATCATCCGAAGGCAAGCGTACCAGAACTGATCGTAACCGACCTTGCACTAGCGGAGGTAAAACTCGCCGTATCTCATCAAGGCGTCGCTTCAAATCAATTAACGAATATAGGATTTCTGGAACCACGACGCTATTAACAAGTAGATCAAGAGTGCCAAGGTGCCCAGAAATGATCGATGATTGGATAATCGCCCGCATGGCGACTACGCGACGATCGGTTTGGAGATCTTCCCGGTTCACTTGCTGGAGCAGAAATCGCTGAATTGAGATTTGGAATTCCTCTGACCCCTGTCGAATTAATTCCAGTATTGTCAAGCAAAATTGTTCAAGTTCATCATTGGCAAAGTTCGTGAAAATATAACCCAGCCAAGTTGGGTTTTCTTGGATCCAAATCATATCTTGTACCACGATCATGCCAAGCCCAACTGCTGTTCGAAATTGGCAGAGCAAGAAATCTCGGCCATCTGGAGATAACTCTCCAATTATTCTTAATTTTTCAAGCAATGGTGTTGTGGCATCTTCATCAGCTTCGGGCTCAAAATGGGTCAAATCTTCCGAATGATTTTGCTCTCTCGATGCAAATAGCCAACGGATCGCGATTGGATCGAAGGCTGCGTCGATCGCTAGAATGGGCGGTTCCGCGATCCCATCTCGAACTGGGAATCCAGCACGAAGACAATGTGCAACTAATACGTCAACAGTATCTTGGTGGTTCCTAAGTAATGTAATTTCGCTCGCAGGACCAGCCTCCAGGAGAGAAATCCGCCAAAGAGCAGTAAAATGTGTCGTAACAAATGCGAGCGATGATGGAGCACGCTGAGGGCGTCCTAGCAAAGAACTAATCGCTGAGCGATGTGCAAGTTGAGCAGGGATACTAAGCTGGAGCAGACTGATGATTTCTGAATTATTCCCAAGGTCCCTCGCGTTATATGAAAAAATCTCAGCAGTTACTTGTGCAGCTGACCACCAGGCTAGTGAGGCGATTATTGTTGCATCCGAAATGTGTGAATTTACTTCCAGTGTCTGGACATAATGTTGCGCAACAGTGTGCAGAAAATGCCATGTCTTGCCGCGAGGAGTGGATTTTGCGTCTGCTGTAGTGAATCCGCTAAGAATGTCAGCGACTCTTGAGCAAGCCTCTGTTTGACTTTCGGAAGGTACTATACTAGGCATGCTTAAGAAAACGCGGCAAAAATGGTAGCACTTCAACGGGTGAGCAAAGTCATCTGCCCAAGTTGAGATCTCGTTCCATACACCTACATTACCGTGAATTAAAGTCCATGCCCGCACAAGGGATTCAATAGCAAATGGTGCGGCTAAAGGAAGGTGGCCGAATCTTTGGTAATACCTCTCAAGGGATTCTGTTAGAGTTTTCTCGGAAACCTAGATTTGAATTAATTCTTCGGAGCTATTTCTGGGTAAGCTGTAACATGTAATGGGGATGCTTTCGAGTAAGCCTATACGTGGCTCAAGTAGTTGCCTTAACGCCACATTGATTTCCTCCTCCCATCGAGCTCCGTGTGCTTGGTGAAGTCGAGCGAGAGCAAAGAGGAAATCTTTCGACATTGCTGTAACTAATGCACGGGCGGCAGTGCGAAACTTAACATTGTCCGTATGGGTTATGTCCGGTGTTAACTCTTCTGCTGCCTTGAGAGTGTTTGGCGTAAAGAAATGTGTAATTGTTACTTCAGAATGAAACAGATGCTTCATCGCTGCGTTTCGCACAATGGCAGAAGAGTGAAACAAAAAGTCCGGAATATAGTGTGCCTCGTCCGGTTCGCCGTCTTGAGACGTTCTCAGAAACATCCATGGACCGAAAGAATAGTTAATCAGTTGTGGATGAGATGAATCAACTAGAGCTGATAAAGCAGTGGCATTGGGTTCAAAATCAGAAGACTTACTAATACCTAATTCAGCTAACACAGTGCCAAAGCGAACACTTAGTTCTTGGTGAAGGAATGCAGTTTTGACTGTTAAGCGGCGAAAGTTTTTTATTTGTTCTCGATACTCATGAACTATTGGTTGCTCCAACTCTACCTCGATAATAGCAGACATGATGTCATCGTATTCTTCGACAGTTACCTCTAGTTTTTCTGTGATAGCGACACGTGAATCATTCGAACGCTGGATATCTTGGAATTGAGACGCTTTCAGTAAGGCGAATGTGAGCAAAAGGCGGGGGATGTCAGCTGCAGCGACAGTGCAGGCAGCATGCGGCAGGTTGCGAGGAGAAGGCGGTAGGAATTCGCTCACGCACCATTTCGTCAAAGACATCCTCACCTCCCCGTCAAATCTGGCATCATGCCAAACTTGCATCAGAAATTGTCCGATAGCCTCTACCACACAAGTGAAATATCGCAACCCAATTGTGACTGGTGGCGTTGTAGGCTCTTGTCCACAGAAGAGTCCTGGGTCCAAGCAACAATCATGAACATACCGACAAATATCGCGAAGCTCTTGACCAGGAGGGAAGTCAATATGTCGTATCCGTTCGGTGAACGACTGTCTTGTGTAGCGTGGTAAGCTGCTGGTTTCTTGTTTCAAGGAGATCAGTGATGCTGAAGAATCGTCGCAATTTAGAACTGGAACAATCTTGGCGAGTGCATTTGCAGCAGCAATTGACAAGTGGGTTTTCGATTGCGGAATACTGTCGTCAGCAGAGTTTGAGTGCGATTCAATTTTATTTTTGGAAACGAACCATTATGCAGCGAGAACAGGAGATTATTTCGATACAGCCCAAGTCGTTTGCTGGTAAAGCAGAACCAATGCCGTCAAAATCTTCCGCTGGTAAACGACAGGTGGCACCAAAGGTGGCAGCGGGTGAAACTGCCCAGGCATCAGCACCAGTCAACCATCAGCCCGGTGCACCAACAAGCAAGGAAGCAGAACCGCCCGCGTTCATCCCGGTCGTTTTTCAACATCTCAAGGTTCCACAATATAGCGATACGCCGATCGAGATTATTCTGTCT is part of the Zavarzinella sp. genome and harbors:
- a CDS encoding NAD-binding protein codes for the protein MIQRLLSRRQVFAISLPFILILIGTIGYKLIGGPQWSWLDALYMSAITLTTLGYSEVHPLRDTGRLFTICFSFLGIFTLFYIATEIVRSIISLDIRKAIKESRMTRALEEMNDHIIVCGAGRMGRMVCEEFERNHLPYVVIDRDLKRLDEINFESGVPLVGDCTSDEVLAKAHLPTARSLVSLLPSDADNLYVILTARSMNTKLQLISRAESENSEAKLKRVGANHVVAPYVIGGHRVAQAVLRPTVHLFFEQASSHKTESYRIEEVGVAVGSPFVGRSLKDAGIGIDLKVVVITLHQPAGDTIFNPDCDVTIEAGSTLLVVGMADEIVRLQQRTRRFNAKNQ